From Zea mays cultivar B73 chromosome 3, Zm-B73-REFERENCE-NAM-5.0, whole genome shotgun sequence:
ggcctcgttgcgttggtggtggaggtggaggctgctgccaagatgcttggggttggcttgccgaagcaacagaagctgcagggtggttgcctacatactctggaatgtaaggcgaatggtacgaagcagtatgcatgacttgcttcggctgactctgttgcgctgcaacttctgctatctccttttgcttctggatggtaacatggcacatcctggttgtatggcccttgtcctcaccacagaatagacaataaattttccttgacTGATCTCTAAATCTTCCTCcgtagcccctggcgcctctgccccttggagctggcggccggaaagagctttggtgctgccccgaagcttgcgaggagtactgtggcctttgctgttgactccctctatcatcattctgagtagagttgtgaattgacctgacgtgcctcgagtggaatcttcctccgaagcccctggtcattttagagaacctgtatgcttcctcccttctttggcggaagtcattgtcagctcgaatatactcgtccatcttctggagcagcttctccaaagtttgaagaggcttcctggcaatgtattgggctgaaggtcctggccggagccccttaatcatggcctcaatgacaatctcattgggcactgttggtgcctgtgccctcagacgcaggaaccttcggacatatgtctgaaggtattcttcgtggtcttgggtgcactgaaataaagcttgagcagtgaccggcttcgtttgaaacccttggaagctggttatcagcatatccttcaacttttgccatgaggtgattgttcctggccgaagagaggagtaccaggtttgtgcaacactcttgacagccatgacgaaagactttgccatgactgcaatattgccaccatacgaagatatggttgcttcataactcatcaagaattgcttcgggtctaaatgaccgtcgtacatgaggagctggggtggcttttaagagtggggccaaggtgtagcctgcagttctgttgacagaggagaagtatcatcaaaagcaaaatttccatgatggaaatcttcatactagtcatcctcgttgtagaagccctcctgatgaagctctctgtgcggaggccttcggttctggtcatcttgaacaagatgacgaacttcttcagaggcttcgtctatctgcctttgcaggtcagctagacgagccatcttttccttcttccgttggacctgttgatggagcatctccaagttttggatttcttgatccaagtcgtcctccggaggcgtcggactggtggccttcctcttctggcttcgggcctccctaagagaaggggcatcctgattgggatccagcggctgcagagcagcagcccctgttgctgaagctttcttcggcagcatgacgaaggtgatgcttgccgaaggtgttcaaaactcaaaaaatggaagtgagttcaccggaggtgggcgccaatgttggggacttgttctcaaaagctaatagttaagaacaaggcaacataaaaaatgttaaacattaaattccttcgtccttcgaagcattatctcccttcggatataatgaatttcggatgaaggttatgaaggacataccttcataagcacaataaatgatgaagaaagaTTTATATACAGAATATAGAAAAATGGCATaatcactttaaacattattatcaatttatttctatttacGATACTTGTTtaaacaataacaaattacaaatgtaccttcagtttGAGGGAAAgcgagggtacaagcgtgacgcgaggGCGAATGCTAAGTCAGCgccgaacagtacgggagtactgttcatctatttataggcaagggacgcagcccatgtagaattacattcatgccccttacatttatcaatacctctatagtaattctttgaggtctaatttgccttttcatctttaagtcggttccccttctctgctgttacgccgaagcttttctacgcacagcttcgtgatcaccttatccttcgtcataatcacctttcgtctcgctcaggcttcgtcctgaccatgctcttgtatactcatgacccgattccgaagatacctgttcacatatttcacttggaaaacattgtcaaatcatgtttttgaggaccttcggaagccgaaggcccccaacaagtacCTCATTTAAGGAATGATTAGCTTCAACAACAATGAACGAGTTCACCAGATAATTAAATTTACGTGCACGGACTCGTTTCAATGGTCCATGATTAAATGGTGAAGGGGGTCGCTGGTGTGGTTGTATTGATGGtactgatgtcctcatcatcctccccttcttgtaatagagtcgtcctcgactctagtGTGTGCTCCTCACCCAAGTATTTCTTTAAATTTGATGATGTGCTTGCTTGGTTGTAAATGTTGCAAATATCATTACTTGGTCCCCAATCAACTACTTTGTTCCTCAATGTCTTTGTAGCAGGAGCCATTAACATGGTCATATCTGTGCGGGTTATGgtctcatcattctccccttcttgacaGCAAACCGTCCTCAGTTTTGCATCGTGATTGATGTTGATGACTAATATTTTATCAATGTCTTTCAAATATAAACCTGAAACTTCTACTAAAGTACATGGAAACAAGGGATTCTTTTCTTCTTGAGAACATACCAATATCTTATTTGCACAAAGTGAAGAAACAACATATCTAGATGAAATAGAAATTTTATGCACAAGAAATTGTCCTATGTTGTTGTACTTGCTAGCAATGTAAAATATAACATGAGAAGGACAAGGTATAGTTGATCTAGCAAATAAAATATTTTCCAAATTACCGAGCTCAAAAAGATCATCAAACTCAATATAGCCccaagtatttaaagaagagatcAAATTTATTTCTTCAGTTTCGTTTGCAATACAAATTACTAGTTGTTGCCTACATGTGAATCATTATCCCACAAATCTTCACTATCACAAGTGTCAGCAATCAATTCTTCTTGTGATGATGGAAAAACAACATCTGGTTTAATTATTTTGTGTTCTTGATCAGCATGTAGAGCAGATGCAAAAGAGGAACTATGTCTCACATGTTCAGTGCTTGTATAATTGTATAATAGAATCTCATTTTCAGCTTTACATGCAAACAAAAACAAGTGAGAAATGTGTTTGTATGCTTCATGCATGACtatagtctgaatttcagaattgagTCCTTTCATGAACCTAGTCGTTACATCTTCCATGCATTCATCTAAGCGAGCAAACATGGTACAAATTTTAAAATTATAATAATAATCTTTCACAGTCCTAGCACCCTGCATTAAGGTGTCTAATTTAGAAAGCAAATGATCAGCATAGTATGCAGGAATGAATGCATCTCTAAAATGAAGTTTGAAGTCTTCCCAAGATTGTGGAACTTTGTTGTGCCTACAAATGTATTTCCATTCCATCAATGCGTGCTCAGTTAACAAATTAGAGGCAATATAAATCTTATGTTTTTGAGATAGATCATGCTTATCAAATTCCTTATCTACCTTTAGCTCCCAATGTATGCATGAGGATTGAATTTACCGGCATATGAAGGCAAGTGTCGAATGAGAATGATGCCTTGAATATAATGTTCGGTTGGCTCAAAAATCTCCATATCACCTGCCATGTTTAGTAAAGACAAGAAAACAATAAAAAATATCTTTGATCCTATAAACTACTAGGAATCATTGTTGTAATCTCTCATTCTCAAACTGGTTAAGCAAGTTCTTACAAATTCTCACCACACAATATAGGAGGTGCCGGCAAACAGCAAGAACAACAACAACGGTGGCAGCTAGCACAACCTGGTGGTGTTGTAGAAAAATTTGTGGATTTATaggtagctgcaatatcaatagtTCCAAGGAATAGCTAGTACCACGTTAGCCACAACAAGTTGAATAAACGTTCCACAATGGTGTTGTGCTGGTCCTAGTCCAAACCGTAATAGAGACGCGAGCCGTTACACAAATAGTATCACCAAAAGCTCAGAACAACAATCTGATTTCTGAAACTATAAAAAGAAGGCACACAAACTGCCTTTTGTTTTGTTGCACTTATAAATTTTATCTACCAAAATTCAGAACtggtttttctctctctttttttttgcaCGTGTCTTTTTTTGTTTTGCTGATTAGTGCGGCTTTTTTATGCACTCGCCTTTTGCTTTCTCTTCTTTTTCGTTGAATTGCAACAAGAGGTCTAAACTGGTGATTGAAACAAGGTGGCGCGAACTCGAAACTCTAGCGGTAAGAAAACtttagaccagcaactcgacccaAATGCAGCAACCGTGAATTCAACAAGTCGAAAACTAAGTAGTAAAGCAAAGGTTCAAACTATTTTAGGTGAATTTTTGCTCTAAATATATCTTTGGGCAAAAGTGTAGTAGGTAAATAAAACAAGGAAGATTGAGATCTCTCACCGAGCAACCTGaaatttgataccaattgataaacccAACGAgtagaagggtgcccgatcttccgatgagagatgatggaggtggaaaacttgttggagaacgacgttggctgcccgactaccacaaccaagatgttgtggcgccttgagcgacaggtacaccgtctcctgataactacgatttggggtggaggtcgacgttgtgctatctGACTACAACAACCACAAAGGGTGTTGCGCCTTAGTGATAGTTACACCGActcctgttgttgctgctcttgtcgtgccaagaacaaccttgaacctgcaagcaatcgataacaagcaagaacaagataaaaagCAGACGCTCACGGATCTTATAGAGTTGGCGTTCTGTTTCAAGTATCCGGGTGGTCTAGCCAacacacgcgtttacaaggaagtagcaaaggctaaacttacatcaaacaaaaacccaagttctttggtggctgctagttgctttAATAGAGGAATAGAAAGAAGTTCTGGTGGAGAACGAAGCTCTGTCGACAGTTTCTGGACGTGTCGTTTGGTTTCTCCCATTGATTATTCATCCTCCAGAAAGTAGACAaagagagctttccaacaagtacttatttgcACTAAACAACATTGGGAGTTGAAACATATGCTCCATTTAATTTAGTGCTTGCAGTTACGAAATCACTCGGGCTGGTGGAGTCATGAAGTTGCCTCGGCCGTTCCTGGATGCCTTGGATGCATTCTCTCCTTGACTCTTGATCTACTAGAAAGTAGACAAAGagacctttccaacaagtgcttatTTGCATTAAACAACCTTGGGAACTGAGAGATATGCCCTCTTAAACTTGCACTTGTTGTAGTTTCGAAATCCCCTCAAGTGGAGCAGCTTTTATTGCCTTGTTGCCTTCTCAAATTCTAGATGGTTCACTTCCCAAACACCTTAGCAtaataaagtaatcacaaggtattagtacctcatttaaggaatgattagcttcaacaacaaggaacgagttcacctgataattaaATTTACGTGCACGGACTCGTTTCACTGGTCCATGATTAAATGGTGAAGGGGGTCGCTGGTGTGGTTGTATTGATGGtactgatgtcctcatcatcctcccttcTTGTAATAGATTCGTCCTCGACTCTAGTGTGTGCTCCTCACCCAAGTATATCTTAAAATTTGATGATGTGCTTTCTTGGTTGTAAATGTTGGAAATATCATTACTTGGTCCCCAATCAACTTCTTTGTTCCTCAATATCTTTGTAGCAGGAGCCATTAACATGGTCATATCTGTGCGGGTTATGTTCTCATCATCAACTTTCTATGAGCTAGAACATATCTATAAAACTATAGAACCAAACTTTATATTAAAATTAAATATTTAGCACTAGCCTAAGTAATATGCTCACGCGTTCTGCTCATACTAAGGagatgtttggtttctagggattaattcttagtccctctattttatttcattttaggtTTTAAATTGTCAAATACTGAAACTAAAAtatagttttagtttctatatttatcaATTTAGAGAGTAAACTATAATAAAATAGAGGAATTAAAAATTAGTCCTTATAAACAAAACATCCCCTAATTACGGACAGACACCTCACACTACACAAAAAACATACACTTcttacggttttttaacttcctacaacttttataacaaaccgtaggaaataaatattttctgagaggcaactggtagctctaggaaataaacataacttcctacgatATTTTATAaaagctctaggaagttagctttcacatgCTGACCCGTGCGTGCGGTCAAGggagccgctaacttcctacggtcgcctctagaaagttagcatgagcagctaactttctacggccacctctaggaagttagcatgggcagctaacttcctacggtctcctctaggaagttagctttcattTGCTCATCCGCGGGTGCGGTCAAACGAAAACCTAATTTCCTACGGCTGCCTCTATGAAGTTAGCTGCTCATACTAACTTTCTATGGCCTCTTCTAAGAAGTTAgctttcagcttttgaccagtcaaacgaaaaagttaacttcctacggccgTCTCTAGAAAGTTAGTTGCTCATGCTAACTTTCtaaggcctcctctaggaagttagctttcagcttttgaccagtcaaacgaaaaacTAACTTTCTACGAcctgctctaggaagttaattaacttcctagagtacatGTACAACCTCTAgaaagttaagtaacttcctacggctttactCTAAGAAGTTATATTTTTTATCTTAACCCACAAATGTACCTTATCTTCTTCTCGCTTTCCTTTCTCGCTCCCGTTTCTTCCGGCTACCGTCGACCGCGCCCCAGGCCTGCCCGCCGCGCCGTAGACGACATTGACGATGAATATGAAGACGAAGCCGACGTTGTCCTGCGCTACAGGTCCACCCGCTACCTCTGCGCCAATGGCAGGCACCGCCGCTGGCACCGGGGTCACCATCGATGACAACAGCGGTGTAAGGACCACGATGATGTTTTGGATGGTCGAGAAAATCCCCCCCGAGGATCGAGCCACCTGTCCTTCCACTGCCACCCCAACTATGGTGAGTTCGACACTTCAACGTCGGTCTAATTCGATTCATCGCCTTGGTTTGGACGGAGCACGGTTCTTTGAAACCTATCCATCGATCCCGTTCTTGCCCATGTCTGCACTAACTGTTGTTCGTTCTTGGCACATTTCGTCACCTTTTTATTGCCACACAATTCACTTTCAGGAATCCAAGTTGAAGGCTTCAAGGATGCACATTTATGTCCGCCGAGGTGGTCCAAATTACCAATCTGGACTGGCTAAAATGCGTAAGCTTGGTGCAGAACTCGGCGTTCCAATTGAGGTACTGATCTAGTTGCCTCTAAGCATTTTTTTGGGGTGATGGAAACCCTTTAGCTCAGAAAATAGATGTGAAAAATAGCATTGAACCGTCTGTTGTTGGCAGTCGCAAATCATTGCCACCAGTTCACATATAGATGAGCTAATTGTGTTTTGAAAAAAATCCACTGCAGGTGTATGGGCCAGAAGCGACTATGACTGGAATATGCAAATAAGCAATTGAATGCATCATGGCTGCAGCGTAATCAGAGCGTAGCTCTGGGTAGTTTGGGATCTGCAAACACGCAATTCAATGTGTCATGGACTCAGCATAAATGAGAGATGGATAGTAGTTGCATTATAGTTCACACATGGTGTTTCTGTTTTTGTTTCAGATATGTTGTAGCGTGTTGTTTGAACAAAACCTTCGCAGATCATTACTGCAAAGAAATTACTGTGTGTTAAAATAAATTCAAAGTCTAGTTTTATGCCTTTTGGAATGCATATTGAACTGCAAAGTGACTCTAGTAGATCATTGCTTACATTGGCAGGTCTGTGTACTTGCTCCTGTGCAGGCTGGCGTACCAGCTAGGCGAAACCATCTCCGTCGGCGGCGAACGGGACGTCATAGGCATCGCGCTGTGCGTGTAGGCCGGCAACTACGCTCGGCTGACTCATCTGGCTACCGACCTGCCTTGGTGCGACGACCCCATAAACATCGTTGTCCTTGCCATCGATTCCTATGGTGAGAGCTGCTTCTCAGTTGCCAGTTGATTCAGTGCGTCTGTTCTGAATTTCTGATAAATGACGTTGAGGCGATCATGGCTATCCTGATGGGATTGGAAATGTCAAGTATTCTCATAACAGCCCTGTAGGTTTTAGTTTTTTGTGAGTCGCTAAGTCATACTGATGACAATAGACACTGAATCCTGCATTctgactaagggggtgtttggtttctagggactaatttttagtccttacattttattccattttagttccaaaattgtcaaatatagaaactaaaactttattttaatttctatatttagcaatttatagactaaaatggaataaaatgaagggactaaacattagtccctagaaaccaaacaccccctaaaacaACTCATATGTTCAGTTCAAACTACCTCTATAGTTTTGAAGTTGATGTTCTAAGAGATGTGTAAAATAGTTGCTGCATGCATGTACAATCCACTTCTTTTGCCAATGAGTGGACTAAGTAGTTGAGACTATAGAGGTTGAGAAGATTGAATTTGTTTCACTTGTCAGAAAAAAATACAGTTGACACTGCTACTGATTTCTCATATCTATTTTTCATTTTTGGTTGTCATAGTATTAACAAAAATTTGTTAGATCATGTAACTGCTGCAAATAGTTGCATCACCCATATCATGCCTCTTAACCCACTCGTGTTTTTCACTTGCACCTTTGTGAATTCAGTTGCGGCTCAACTGCGGCACCCTAATGTTCACGAACCCTAGAGGTGTACCAGAGCTTGACGAAGTGACAACAGTTTCGCGACTGATCTCTTCAAAAACCAAAACGCTGCTTCGGATTCGGATTCAACGGTTTTAGAAGTAGATTTTCCCGTTCGTGTAGTTTCAGAAACCTCAGACATTCTCCTGCTTTCTGGTAGTTTAGTTGGAGGCGTTCTTCAGAAGGGAAGCAGTATGGCTTGACATCAGTTTCAGACTACtcactatggatgagacttttgtgatgtaattgatgagactatggatttaaatattgttatgtgattgtatgtgagatgttttatgtgaaaatatgttgtgctatatagctgttgatatatttgttatgttgtggaatgtagtgtaaaataaaaataaataacatttataatgctggtcaaattaacttcctagaggccaattgggccgtaggaagttagccaatTAACTTCCTAGGGACTACAGTCAGCCGTAGCAAGTTAGTCagttaacttcctaggggctacagtcagccgtagaaagttagtcgtaggaaggtagtcagctgacggcgctgacggcgtgaagctactaacttccgagaacctactaacttccgagaggcttttTTGGCTGTAGAAAGTTAGCTAACTTTCTAGAGGGCTCTatgaagttaagctaacttccgacaaaaaaattTCGAGAGCTAAACTTTCAACGGAATGGCTTtacttccgagagtttagctaacttactagagtttagggctaacttcctaTGGTTTAGGCTCTAGaaagtttactattttggtgtagtgtcaGAGACATGTATAACGAAAACCAAACGAAACAGAGAAGAAAAAGAGTAACGAAACCATGATTCTCCATGCAGGTAGTACTTAGGAATCTCTCACGTGCGCGGTCCCATGGGGTTTGACGGAATCGATGGGCGCGCTAGAACACCAAGTGAAACAACCAATCGATATAATTGTAATCAGAGCTAGCCAATCAGGCAATCAGCCTCCGCCATCATGGATCATGACATCTGCGCCCAGGCCCGACAAGCGCACATGCACTCCGGCTaaatcgagagagagagagagagagtcgtcAATCGTTACCAAGGTGTGGCATCCTTGGGTTATCTGTCCGTATGGGTCGTCGAACGGCGAAAGAAAAGGACTTTTACAGTCATGACTCAGCAACCAGCATTCAAAGCTGAACTCATGATCAGAAGAATCAATCGGGCGGCGCGCGCGCACGCATGCACGGGACGGGACTGACTACGGGAGGGCGTTGGGTGGCAGCGACGCCGCACCCGCACCGCACGAGCGGCACGTGAGGCCCCCGCCTGCCCTGGACCCCGACACATTTTCCGTAGGCAAACAGTGGTGCACGACGGCCGAACTACCCGGCGTGCGCTTCCCGGGCAGGAGGGCGACAAGAGGAATCTCGCCCCGCTGGCCATCGCCAACCCCGCCTGCACGCCCCGTGTGGGCCCCCGCTCGCCTTTCTCCTCCTCCGCTATCTACACTACAGTACTACACTACCTTCTCAACAGCTGCTGAGGTCCCGGCTCTGCTATATATACGGAGTGCTGCTTTAAGTTCTACACCTGCTACTTGAGCAAACAACGGCATAGCTCGTCCTCGCCGTTGCCAACTTGGGAGAATCCTGATCGTGACTGACTGCAAGATGAAGCTGCTCGTCGGAGGCCAGAGGAGGCAGAGGGGATTCGGCAAGGCCCTCAAGGAGCAGAGGGCCAGGCTCTACATCATCCAGCGCTGCGTCGTCATGCTCCTGCGATGGCACGACTGATCCAATCCACATACTGCCATGGGGGAGCTTCGTCCGAGATACAAACCAGTGGATTCACAGGGCGAGCTCCATCGTCCTTGCCTGGTGCTTGCTTCATCGGGCGCCGGAGTTTTGAGAGGTGTCGCGCTGCTGCCACAATGGTTGCCGCTTGCCGGCTGCTGTACATAGAGATAGAGGGCCATGGCCAATATAGTGTAGTACAAATAGAGGTAGGTGTTCGTCAGTGTCTACTGTGTCATTGTGTATGGAATGCCAAATCAGTGAACAAGACAGTTGTTGGGGTCTTTCTCTTTCGAATGTCCTCAAAAATACGGCTAACCATTTGCTTTCAGCATATTACTAaatattacaggagcttcgtcaCTAAAAAAGCTTTAACATAACTCAAGAGAAATACGACGATACAAGCTTCATCACGGTTAAGCAGAAAGACGACATAgtgagaaggtgttgttcaaGTTATTAAATACAAATGACGATAATGTCCTTGTGACATTTATAAACTCTGTATATAATTGttgaggacatgaatgtaataacGTACGAAGCTGTacgattgcctataaatagatgaacagtacccacgcTGGATTATAATTGCCCTCGCGTCATtaccttcaaacaagccgaaggtatcaatgcaaTACAAACTTTGATAGTGTTTGTATATTTATTATGAAATAAATATGTGGCGTGACATCACATCTCGTAAGTACATCTTCATATTTACGAATGATGAAGACTCAttattcatgaccttcgtctaagattcattaaatccgaaaggaaataatgcttcgaaagacgaaggtctttaacataTAACAAATGTTGTTGCCTTGCTTTTGATTCATAGCAATTAAGAACAATTGACCAACGTTGATGCCCACCTatggtgaactcaaacgaccaccttcgacaacAAGAGCTCGAACAACTACTTTCGTCGAGCCGCCGAAGAAGGCGGTAGCGCCAGGGGCTTCCCTTGCGCCGCTGGACACCAATCAAGAGGGGCTCCTTCTGAGGGagacccgaagccagaaaaggaaggccattaGCCTAACACCACAGGAAGAagagttggatcaagaaatcagagatctaGAGGCTATCCATCAACAAGTGGAAAGAAGAagagagaaaatgcttcggctGACTGAACTCTAGAAGAAGATTGCTGAAGCAGTCGAAGAGATGTGTCACATCACACAAGACAACGAGCAAGGGCGTAGGCCACAACAGAGAGAGCTTCGTTAGGAAAGCCCTAGCTATGATGACGTATGGTATGACGATTTTCATCATGATaacattgcttttgatgatgcttcccccCTAGCTACAGAATTGTAGGCTACCCCATGGTCACCTTCGTACAAATCACCACAACttcccatgtatgacgggcattCGGACCCGAATCAGTTcctcatgagttacgaagcaaccatatcatcatatggtggcaacactactgtcatggccaaatccttcgcCATGGCAGTCAGGAGTTTTGTTCAAACATGGTATTATTCTCTTCGGTCGggaacaatcacatcgtggcagaagctgaaggatacgcTAGTCACCCACTTTTtgagctttcagacgaagccagtgactgctcaagctctattccagtgcacacaGGACCACGCGGAGTATTTGCAGGCATATGTCCAAAGGTTTCTATGTCTCAGAGCTCAAGCGCCAACGGTGCAAAATGAAattgttatcgaagccatgatcaagggacttcgtccATGACCAACAgtgcaatattttgccaggaagcccccacaaaccttggagaaacttctacaaaagatggatgagtacattagagccgacaatgatttctggcaaagatgggaagaagcttacagataTTCTGATAaacccaggggcttcggaggaaggctccaACCAAGGCATGTCAAAACGATACACAATCCAGCCAAAGTGAAGACAGAGGCAATCACAACCAAGGATATCAACACAGTTCCCAGTCATCTGggacacaacaaagctccttcagaccaccagccccaagagatAGAGGGGGACaaagctttggaggaagattcagTTCACAACCGAGAAGGTTGTTCTGCCTGttctgtggagaagataagggGCACACAACTAGGACATGCCAAGTTACAATacagaaacaaaaggagatagctGAGGTTGAAGCACGGcaaaatcagccgaagcaagtcctacatactgcttcgtgctattccCCGTACATTcttgagtatgtgggcaatcaacagccATTTTCACAACCCACAATGTCAGCAACTTCGGCGAGCCACTCCCCAGCTCCATGGGCATTGCCACCACCACCGGTCATGGCTCCAACTTCGTCCCACACCAATAGCCTGAGGGGCATCGCCAAATTTAGCAACAACGCGATGCAAGGGAAGAGTATGAAGCCCAGACAGTTAatagcactgtaccagaatcaagGCACATCTACTGAAGCAATAAAGGGGCTGGATCAAAAAACATTCATACACACCTAATGTAATTTTCATTTATCTCGATTTCCTGTTTTTGCCTCAAAGATAATTTGAGAAGGTACAACCGTCAACCTGTTGTAAAAAATATGGAGTTACACTATCGAGTGTAATAGAAACAGTGAAAAAGCTCTgaagtcgttcctatggggatgcagagctaaaataccacctaagtaaaaggtgaagaagctccaaagtcattcctaaggcgaTGCAAAGCTTAGCTCTAAAGTCGTTAccaaggggatgcaaagcttagatccaaagtcgttcctacggggatgaagagctaaaataccacctaagtaaaaggtgaagaagatccaaagtcgttcctacggagatgcagagcttaaatgccacctaagtaaaaggtgaagagactccaaagtcatccctaaggggatgcagagtcttactaTTACAAAATGTTTGTCCATTAACATTTGTTGCGTCATAAAATCACATCATGCTGCATAACATCGCATCATTCATCATCTTGCATCATCCAAAACAGTGGAAAAGAAGGGAAATTACTCCTTCGACCATAATGGCTAACCCATAAGGTTAAGCGTATCTGGGACAAAGAATTATGAAAGGATGCTGCAATTTTACCCATTCCTATTAAACGGTAAAGAATTCCTCAGGCAAGATCTACGGCAAGACCTTTGGACTAATTTTGTTACTTCGGCAACGATATTCCT
This genomic window contains:
- the LOC100277161 gene encoding uncharacterized protein LOC100277161, whose product is MKLLVGGQRRQRGFGKALKEQRARLYIIQRCVVMLLRWHD